One segment of Schistocerca nitens isolate TAMUIC-IGC-003100 chromosome 3, iqSchNite1.1, whole genome shotgun sequence DNA contains the following:
- the LOC126249297 gene encoding protein ZBED8-like, with product MLGNEAAMKIIDESTDITKQSQLLAFVHYISQDQIVNQCRFSKELSGSAKGVDVFNILPCYLNCFMGLISVEDVIVTHCFLHREALIAKALGKKFRKVLEQVVQMGNFIKTRPVKNRLFEKLCIDIQSEHRRLLLHKEVSDCRGRKYLTVCMSYDKEFSYR from the exons ATGCTAGGAAATGAAGCAGCTATGAAAATAA TTGATGAATCAACAGACATTACCAAACAATCACAGCTCTTAGCATTTGTCCATTACATTAGTCAAGATCAAATAGTAAATCAGTGTCGTTTTAGCAAAGAATTAAGTGGGTCTGCTAAAGGTGTGGATGTTTTCAACATTTTACCTTGTTATCTCA ACTGTTTTATGGGCCTTATTTCTGTTGAAGATGTTATCGTAactcactgctttcttcatagggaGGCCTTAATAGCAAAAGCAttgggaaaaaaattcagaaaagtcTTAGAACAAGTTGTTCAGATGGGAAATTTTATTAAAACAAGACCTGTCAAAAACCGTTTATTCGAAAAACTTTGTATCGATATCCAGTCAGAACACAGACGGTTGCTTTTACACAAAGAAGTCAGTGATTGTCGAGGGAGAAAGTACTTAACCGTGTGCATGAGCTACGACAAGGAGTTCTCGTACCGGTAG